Proteins encoded within one genomic window of Anopheles gambiae chromosome 3, idAnoGambNW_F1_1, whole genome shotgun sequence:
- the LOC1279995 gene encoding sodium/hydrogen exchanger 3 isoform X3, giving the protein MAVTLKQEVNLSRRACRPTTTNNDDCLQEQRTLLTTPTEEGSWHNDTCYGGGGANSRLVTVPAPAKELTDSSRSGGLPSSSSSLSCLLATIVMWCTGQVLLKLRQADQGGWREVQQPPRLSRLCIYVVFCSALLSHNAFVLARPNLSAPASGEKVPVGQLSPLDLAFDASSGSLTSASQLKRSAEAAAIIASTAPSADGGAGHEAEDTALGHGRVGEGEGGEHGGEHVVERYPVSQVDFSRVETPFVIGVWILSASIAKIGFHMTPKLSRIFPESCLLIVVGVIIGVLLRYATNLHVSPLTPNTFFFYMLPPIILDAGYFMPNRMFFDNIGTILLMAVIGTIFNIATIGGSLWACGQTGIFGVDLPFLHIFLFSSLIAAVDPVAVLAVFEEIHVNEVLYIVVFGESLLNDAVTVVMYHMFEVYNEIGASEIIAVDIVSGIASFFVVALGGTIIGVIWGFLTGLVTRFTDHVRVIEPIFIFVMAYLAYLNAEIFHMSGILAITFCGITMKNYVEQNVSHKSHTTIKYALKMLSSSAETIIFMFLGVATVNNKHVWNTWFVLLTIIFCSVYRILGVLILSALANRFRIHKLTKVDQFVMSYGGLRGAVAFALVLLVDVNHIPLQPMFLTTTIAVVYFTVFLQGITIKPLVKILNVKRSSKRKPTMNERIHERFMDHMMAGIEDIVGKTGNYNIRDKFKRFDNRFIRPLLIKNLQGPEPKILETYSKLTMRDAMDYMRRNPSTIGQMSGTESMSALFRNYTSYFGGRCGATMLGTCPSFTNLENSTRNLDMQELDYNPSKKDLTDAKIHHLLSEELKPYRRASLHTHRRLSYSRHAVDDRDLSTQVNYKMQMNIRRMISEKKHHKRSKRVKDGKQQNHVSFPEFVQNGSAKQFANDYINEVLHEDNEDEERQAAGPSEDWDGGGLTFTAKSSPESPAVSVKQSLTGGGDRGAIDERGAAKEDKRFSRESRFLESEQRVATPTAIESVLPWKRVDESDDNGAIKQNEFPSWASNKEYLAYNSPSATFLGGLTQPKQAKSVIGLFRRESSGSGGVVIGGVTDSETSTPVAATTPVGRMAAVPKDKRSASIAGYITIDGGDTAGNPMLDPLGISRAGPHATAFPVTASHRRNNRRGSMLELSGEAIPEENYTKSLPERDKYGARRAPALIKASSTNTPKSAGRRSGGGGGGPVNPQTTALLSASSTDSDEDDEEEGSGDRHRADDATRRLNGAGNNDDEDEDDDEDDDDEDEDCADEQHPI; this is encoded by the exons ATGGCTGTGACGTTGAAGCAGGAGGTTAATTTATCGCGCCGTGCCTGCAGGCCAACAACCACCAACAACGACGACTGTTTGCAAGAGCAGAGGACGCTGTTGACGACGCCCACCGAAGAAGGGTCGTGGCACAACGACACTTGctacggtggcggtggtgctaACAGCCGCTTGGTGACGGTACCAGCACCCGCAAAGGAACTCACGGACTCGAGTCGAAGTGGTGGCCtaccatcgtcgtcgtcgtcgttgtcgtgcCTGCTGGCTACCATCGTGATGTGGTGTACGGGTCAAGTGTTATTAAAGCTACGCCAGGCCGACCAGGGTGGCTGGCGGGAGGTGCAACAGCCGCCGCGGCTTAGCCGACTGTGTATATACGTAGTGTTCTGCAGTGCTTTGCTGTCCCACAATGCCTTCGTTCTAGCTAGGCCAAACCTAAGCGCACCGGCCAGCGGCGAAAAGGtg CCGGTCGGTCAATTATCGCCCCTGGATCTGGCGTTCGATGCCAGCAGCGGATCGCTAACGAGTGCGAGTCAATTAAAACGTTCTGCCGAGGCGGCGGCCATCATCGCATCGACCGCACCGTCCGCGGACGGCGGCGCTGGCCACGAGGCGGAGGATACGGCGCTCGGGCATGGCCGGGTCGGCGAGGGCGAGGGCGGCGAGCACGGGGGCGAACACGTCGTCGAGCGGTATCCCGTATCGCAGGTGGACTTTTCCCGCGTCGAAACACCGTTCGTGATCGGCGTCTGGATTCTGTCCGCCAGCATAGCAAAGATTG GGTTCCACATGACGCCCAAGCTGAGCCGCATCTTCCCCGAGTCCTGCCTGCTGATCGTGGTCGGCGTCATCATCGGGGTGCTGCTGCGGTACGCCACCAACCTGCACGTGTCACCGCTGACACCGAACACGTTCTTCTTCTACATGCTGCCGCCGATCATCCTCGACGCGGGCTACTTCATGCCGAACCGCATGTTCTTCGACAACATTGGCACCATCCTGCTGATGGCCGTGATCGGTACGATATTCAATATCGCCACCATCGGCGGGTCGCTGTGGGCCTGCGGTCAAACCGGCATCTTCGGCGTCGACCTGCCGTTCCTGCACATCTTCCTCTTCTCGTCGCTGATCGCGGCCGTCGATCCGGTGGCGGTGCTCGCCGTCTTCGAGGAGATTCACGTGAACGAGGTCCTCTACATCGTGGTGTTTGGTGAATCGCTCCTGAACGATGCTGTCACG GTCGTTATGTATCACATGTTCGAGGTGTACAACGAGATTGGTGCTAGCGAAATCATCGCGGTCGATATCGTGTCGGGCATTGCGTCATTCTTTGTGGTCGCACTCGGCGGTACCATTATCG GTGTCATCTGGGGCTTCCTGACCGGGCTGGTGACACGGTTCACCGATCACGTGCGCGTCATCGAACCGATCTTCATCTTTGTGATGGCTTATCTGGCGTACTTGAATGCGGAAATTTTCCACATGAGCGGTATCTTGGC TATCACCTTCTGTGGAATAACGATGAAAAACTACGTCGAGCAGAATGTGTCGCACAAATCACACACTACCATTAAGTATGCACTGAAAATGTTGTCCTCCTCGGCGGAAACGATCATCTTTATGTTCCTCGGCGTGGCCACTGTTAACAACAAACATGTGTGGAACACTTGGTTCGTTTTGCTGACAATAATCTTCTGTTCGGTGTATAGAATTTTAG GTGTTTTGATACTGTCAGCGTTAGCGAATCGTTTTAGAATACACAAGCTTACTAAAGTAGATCAATTTGTTATGTCTTATGGAG GCCTTCGTGGAGCCGTTGCGTTCGctttggtgctgctggtggacgtGAACCACATTCCGCTGCAGCCAATGTTCTTGACGACAACGATTGCGGTCGTTTACTTTACCGTGTTCCTGCAGGGTATCACCATCAAACCGCTAGTCAAAATACTGAACGTGAAGCGCTCGAGCAAGCGGAAACCGACCATGAACGAGCGCATCCATGAGCGG TTTATGGATCACATGATGGCCGGCATCGAGGATATCGTGGGCAAGACGGGCAACTACAATATACGCGATAAGTTTAAGAGATTCGACAATAGGTTCATTCGTCCATTATTGATCAAGAATTTACAG GGTCCGGAGCCGAAGATTTTGGAAACCTACTCTAAGCTAACGATGCGCGACGCGATGGACTACATGCGGCGCAACCCATCCACCATCGGACAAATGTCTGGAACTGAATCAATGAGTGCATTATTTAGAAACTACACGTCCTACTTCGGCGGAAGGTGCGGCGCCACAATGCTCGGCACATG CCCTAGCTTTACGAACCTGGAAAATTCGACCCGTAACCTGGACATGCAGGAGCTGGACTACAATCCCTCGAAGAAAGACTTAACGGATGCCAAAATACATCATCTGCTGTCGGAAGAGCTTAAACCGTACCGCCGG GCTTCACTACATACG CATCGAAGACTTAGCTACAGCCGGCACGCTGTTGACGATCGGGATCTATCAACACAG GTCAACTATAAAATGCAGATGAACATACGCCGTATGATTAGTGAGAAAAAGCATCACAAGCGCAGCAAACGTGTGAAG GATGGCAAGCAGCAGAACCACGTCTCGTTCCCCGAGTTTGTGCAGAACGGATCCGCAAAACAGTTTGCGAACG ATTACATCAACGAAGTGCTGCACGAAGACAACGAGGATGAAGAAAGACAGGCGGCGGGACCGTCGGAAGACTGGGACGGAGGTGGCCTAACGTTTACCGCCAAGTCATCGC CCGAATCGCCGGCTGTAAGTGTAAAGCAATCGCTCACCGGCGGAGGCGACCGTGGTGCAA TTGACGAGAGAGGTGCGGCAAAGGAAGATAAGCGATTCTCGCGAGAGTCACGCTTTTTGGAGT CGGAGCAACGTGTCGCTACGCCGACCGCGATCGAGTCCGTCCTGCCCTGGAAGCGGGTGGACGAGAGTGACGATAATGGTGCTATCAAACAGAACGAATTCCCCTCGTGGGCTTCGAACAAGGAGTATCTAGCTTACAATTCACCAAGTGCAACATTTTTGG gtggcTTAACGCAACCTAAACAGGCTAAGTCCGTAATAGGTCTGTTCCGGCGGGAGAGTTCCGGCTCCGGTGGGGTCGTCATCGGCGGCGTGACGGATTCCGAGACCTCGACCCCGGTGGCGGCGACGACACCGGTCGGCCGGATGGCGGCCGTCCCGAAGGACAAGCGGTCGGCCTCGATCGCCGGCTACATCACGATCGATGGCGGCGACACGGCCGGCAACCCGATGCTGGATCCGCTCGGCATTTCCCGGGCGGGGCCGCACGCGACCGCCTTCCCGGTTACCGCCAGCCATCGGCGCAACAACCGCCGTGGCTCGATGCTGGAGCTAAGCGG